From the Psychrobacillus sp. FSL K6-4046 genome, one window contains:
- the bshA gene encoding N-acetyl-alpha-D-glucosaminyl L-malate synthase BshA has protein sequence MRKLKIGITCYPTVGGSGVIATELGKMLAEKGHEIHFITSSVPFRLNKIYPTITFHQVEVNSYSVFQYAPYDIALANKMAEVIQDEGLDVLHVHYAIPHAVCAILAKDMANSDIGIVTTLHGTDITVLGYDSSLTGAIQYGIEKSDVVTAVSTSLVKQTRELITTKKDIETIYNFVDEREYHKKDANNLKELLGIKENEKVVIHVSNFRKVKHVPDVVKSFELMHKEVPAKLLLVGDGPEKHPVMEYVKGKPIEKDVLFLGKQENVSELYSISDLMLLLSEKESFGLVLLEAMACEVPCIGTAVGGIPEVIIPGENGYLVPLGDIDSVAEYGLKILKDPHLHNQLKERAVQIVKERFSSSQIVEQYEKMYERVAKK, from the coding sequence ATGCGTAAACTAAAAATAGGTATCACTTGCTATCCTACTGTTGGTGGTTCCGGAGTTATAGCTACTGAGCTAGGAAAAATGCTTGCTGAAAAAGGGCATGAGATCCATTTCATCACATCTAGTGTTCCCTTTCGTTTAAACAAAATTTATCCAACTATTACGTTCCACCAGGTGGAGGTAAATAGTTACTCTGTATTCCAGTATGCCCCTTATGATATTGCTTTGGCTAATAAAATGGCTGAAGTAATTCAAGATGAGGGCTTAGATGTTCTCCATGTCCACTATGCAATACCACATGCGGTTTGCGCAATCCTTGCTAAGGATATGGCTAATTCTGATATTGGAATTGTTACAACTTTGCATGGGACAGACATTACAGTTCTAGGTTATGATTCATCGTTGACGGGAGCCATTCAGTATGGAATTGAAAAGTCGGATGTCGTTACAGCCGTCTCTACATCGTTAGTGAAACAAACTAGAGAGCTAATTACGACCAAAAAAGATATTGAGACGATATATAATTTTGTGGATGAAAGAGAGTATCACAAAAAGGATGCAAACAACCTAAAAGAATTATTAGGCATTAAAGAGAATGAAAAGGTTGTCATCCATGTATCCAATTTTAGGAAAGTCAAGCACGTTCCGGATGTTGTAAAAAGCTTCGAATTAATGCATAAAGAAGTCCCAGCAAAACTCCTATTAGTAGGGGATGGTCCAGAAAAGCATCCAGTGATGGAATATGTGAAGGGTAAGCCAATTGAGAAAGACGTTCTTTTTCTTGGAAAACAAGAAAATGTTTCAGAGCTATATTCTATTTCTGATCTGATGCTACTGTTATCTGAAAAAGAGTCATTTGGTTTAGTATTACTGGAGGCAATGGCTTGTGAGGTTCCATGTATTGGAACTGCCGTCGGTGGTATACCTGAAGTAATAATACCTGGTGAAAATGGATATTTGGTACCTCTTGGAGATATAGACAGTGTTGCCGAATATGGTCTGAAAATATTGAAGGATCCTCATTTACATAACCAGTTAAAGGAAAGGGCAGTCCAAATCGTAAAGGAACGTTTTAGCTCCTCGCAAATAGTAGAGCAATATGAAAAGATGTATGAAAGAGTGGCGAAAAAATAA
- the mgsA gene encoding methylglyoxal synthase, with translation MRIALVAHDKKKEDLIQFVTAYKPILEEHELFATGTTGTRIINEVGLSVFRYKSGPLGGDQQIGSAIANNEMDMVIFFRDPLTAQPHEPDVTALIRLCDVYQIPLATNMGTAEILLKGIEEGFLDWRLLEERRGR, from the coding sequence ATGAGAATCGCATTGGTGGCTCACGATAAGAAAAAAGAGGATTTAATACAATTTGTAACAGCATATAAGCCTATTCTTGAAGAGCATGAGTTATTTGCTACTGGTACAACAGGTACACGGATTATAAATGAGGTCGGTCTCTCTGTTTTTAGGTATAAATCAGGTCCACTAGGCGGAGACCAACAAATTGGTTCTGCTATCGCTAATAATGAAATGGATATGGTTATTTTCTTTCGTGATCCCCTTACAGCGCAGCCTCACGAGCCGGATGTTACTGCTTTAATCCGCCTTTGTGACGTTTATCAAATCCCATTGGCAACTAATATGGGTACTGCTGAAATTCTCCTTAAAGGAATCGAAGAGGGGTTTCTAGACTGGCGTCTTTTAGAAGAACGTCGGGGTAGATAA
- the dapB gene encoding 4-hydroxy-tetrahydrodipicolinate reductase translates to MVIKVAIAGPRGKMGREAVSTVIKNAEFLLVGLLDSKKHEETLGDNIPIFTSLTELIEETAPDVLVDLTVPSAVYDHTITALEYGVRPVVGTTGFSDAQLDSIRNLVEEKQIGCIIAPNFSIGAVLMMKFAQTAAKYLPDVEIIEMHHDEKIDAPSGTAIKTAQMIQNTRTEATQGHPQEEEILPGARGANFEGMRIHSVRLPGLIAHQQVLLGGDGQLLTLRHDSFNRGSFMSGVVLSIKEVMCQNKLIYGLEEIIL, encoded by the coding sequence ATGGTGATTAAAGTAGCTATAGCAGGACCAAGAGGGAAAATGGGAAGAGAAGCAGTTAGTACTGTTATTAAAAATGCAGAATTTTTATTGGTTGGACTACTAGATTCTAAAAAACATGAAGAAACTCTAGGAGATAATATACCTATCTTTACATCCCTAACTGAATTAATTGAAGAAACTGCTCCAGATGTTTTAGTGGATTTGACAGTTCCGTCTGCTGTATATGACCATACAATAACAGCATTAGAATATGGTGTAAGACCTGTAGTTGGAACGACTGGATTTTCTGATGCACAACTAGATAGTATTAGGAATTTAGTGGAAGAAAAACAAATTGGCTGTATCATTGCACCTAACTTTTCTATTGGTGCAGTATTAATGATGAAATTTGCTCAAACTGCTGCAAAGTATTTACCGGACGTAGAAATTATTGAAATGCATCATGACGAAAAAATAGATGCACCTTCGGGCACTGCTATTAAAACTGCTCAAATGATACAAAACACTAGAACAGAGGCAACGCAAGGACATCCACAGGAGGAAGAAATCCTTCCTGGAGCAAGAGGGGCGAATTTTGAAGGTATGAGAATTCATAGTGTTCGACTGCCAGGCTTAATCGCTCACCAACAGGTGTTATTAGGTGGAGACGGTCAACTATTAACATTGAGACATGACTCATTCAATAGAGGCTCTTTTATGTCTGGTGTGGTATTGTCTATTAAAGAAGTAATGTGTCAAAATAAATTAATATATGGATTAGAAGAGATTATTTTATAG
- a CDS encoding nucleotide pyrophosphohydrolase — protein sequence MKETKSLNMLQQEVDTYINQFKEGYFPPMELLARLTEELGELSREVQHKYGTKKKKHTEVQKELADEMGDFFFVLICLANSEGIDLEDALQKVLHKYNTRDKDRWTKKED from the coding sequence ATGAAAGAAACAAAATCATTAAATATGCTTCAACAAGAAGTTGATACATACATAAACCAATTTAAAGAAGGTTATTTTCCTCCTATGGAGCTTCTAGCAAGATTAACAGAGGAGCTAGGTGAGCTTTCGAGAGAGGTACAACATAAGTATGGTACTAAGAAAAAGAAGCATACGGAAGTACAAAAAGAATTAGCTGATGAAATGGGAGACTTCTTCTTTGTGTTAATCTGTCTGGCTAACTCTGAGGGCATAGATTTAGAAGATGCCTTACAAAAAGTTTTACATAAATATAACACTCGAGATAAAGATCGCTGGACTAAAAAGGAGGACTAA
- a CDS encoding YitT family protein — protein MGIGLKLKNILMIILGSAIFSFGFVHFNMQNELGEGGFSGITLILYFVFHLDVSVMNLVLNIPMFILGWKLLGRRVFYYTLIGTFSVSVFLKISQIYEIQLGINDDLFLASLFAGVFIGVGLGIIFRAGGTTGGVDIIARLAQKYLGWSMGKTMFMFDAVVIMVSWLTFLDIRSMMYTLVAVFVGARVIDFVQEGAYAARGAFIISDHQDAIANRITNEMDRGVTVLKGYGHYTKKDREVLYCVISKNEIIRLKTIIASVDPHAFVSVTEMNDVMGEGFTLDEQKKPLL, from the coding sequence ATGGGGATTGGTTTAAAATTAAAGAATATATTAATGATTATTTTAGGTTCTGCAATATTTAGTTTCGGCTTTGTACACTTTAATATGCAAAACGAACTAGGGGAAGGCGGCTTTTCAGGAATAACATTAATTTTGTACTTTGTCTTTCATTTAGATGTATCTGTAATGAATTTAGTATTAAATATACCTATGTTTATTTTGGGTTGGAAGCTTTTAGGTAGGAGAGTGTTCTATTATACATTAATCGGAACCTTTTCTGTTTCCGTATTCCTGAAAATTTCCCAAATCTACGAAATTCAGCTAGGAATTAATGATGATTTATTTTTAGCCTCTCTTTTTGCTGGTGTGTTTATCGGTGTTGGTTTAGGTATTATCTTCCGAGCTGGCGGAACGACTGGTGGCGTTGACATTATTGCTAGACTAGCTCAAAAGTATCTTGGTTGGAGTATGGGTAAAACCATGTTTATGTTTGATGCCGTGGTTATCATGGTTTCTTGGTTAACCTTCTTAGATATTCGTTCTATGATGTATACGCTTGTAGCAGTATTTGTAGGCGCACGTGTAATTGACTTTGTTCAAGAAGGTGCATATGCTGCTCGTGGAGCATTTATAATTTCTGACCATCAGGACGCTATTGCAAATAGGATTACAAATGAAATGGATCGTGGGGTTACCGTCTTAAAAGGATACGGACATTATACGAAAAAAGATCGTGAAGTATTGTATTGTGTCATTTCTAAAAATGAAATTATCCGTTTAAAAACGATTATAGCTTCTGTTGATCCGCATGCCTTTGTTTCGGTAACAGAAATGAACGATGTCATGGGCGAAGGCTTTACGTTAGATGAACAAAAAAAACCGTTGCTTTAA
- a CDS encoding zinc metallopeptidase: protein MYIVYFAIILLLPLYAQMKVKSTYKKYSKVRSTSGMTGAEVARRILDENGLYEVKVVESSGFLSDHYNPMTKIVALSSHNYHEASVAGAAIAAHEVGHAIQHKEAYSFLTLRHKLVPVANISSNASWVFIMIGIFATSTNMLLLGIILLAMGVVFQIVTLPVEFNASSRAMNQMVSLGVIRNEEERHAKKVLSAAALTYVAAAAVAVLELLRLVLIYTGMSRSE, encoded by the coding sequence ATGTATATCGTTTATTTTGCGATAATTTTATTGTTGCCACTATACGCACAAATGAAAGTAAAAAGTACCTATAAGAAATATTCCAAAGTCCGCTCCACTTCAGGAATGACTGGTGCAGAAGTAGCTAGACGAATATTAGATGAGAATGGTTTATATGAAGTTAAGGTAGTGGAAAGTAGCGGGTTTTTGAGTGATCATTATAACCCAATGACGAAAATAGTAGCTTTATCTAGCCATAACTACCATGAGGCTTCTGTAGCTGGAGCTGCAATAGCTGCCCATGAAGTTGGTCATGCGATTCAACATAAAGAGGCATACTCTTTCTTAACATTACGACACAAGTTAGTACCAGTAGCTAATATTTCTTCCAATGCCTCATGGGTATTTATCATGATTGGTATCTTTGCTACTTCTACTAATATGCTGTTATTAGGTATCATTCTTCTTGCTATGGGGGTTGTATTCCAAATCGTTACACTTCCTGTAGAGTTTAATGCTTCTAGTCGTGCTATGAACCAAATGGTTTCATTAGGAGTAATTAGAAACGAAGAAGAGCGTCACGCTAAAAAAGTATTAAGTGCAGCAGCATTAACATACGTTGCAGCAGCAGCAGTTGCCGTATTAGAATTATTACGTTTAGTATTAATCTATACAGGAATGTCAAGAAGCGAATAA
- a CDS encoding DUF1405 domain-containing protein, which yields MMTHIKLLLYNKSFMWLLFYVNLIGTIYGYYWYNGQLSVTETKFLIFVPDSPTASLFFTLALLGWLMNKNWKLIEALALITLVKYGLWAVVMNLWTLVETGDIGWMGWMLVGSHFAMALQAILYIPFYRFKFVHIVIAAIWTLHNDVIDYVFGQMPTYRSLSEYASNIGYFTFWLSIACILLSYVVYQKRTNRIS from the coding sequence ATGATGACGCATATAAAATTGTTGCTCTACAATAAATCATTCATGTGGTTGTTATTTTACGTAAACCTAATCGGAACAATTTATGGATATTATTGGTATAATGGCCAATTATCTGTTACTGAAACAAAATTTCTAATATTTGTACCGGATAGTCCAACGGCGAGTCTATTTTTTACACTTGCTCTTTTAGGTTGGCTAATGAATAAAAACTGGAAACTAATAGAAGCTTTAGCGCTTATTACACTTGTGAAATACGGACTATGGGCTGTTGTTATGAATTTATGGACGTTAGTAGAAACTGGAGATATAGGCTGGATGGGCTGGATGCTAGTAGGCTCACATTTTGCTATGGCACTTCAAGCTATTCTATATATTCCTTTTTACCGATTTAAATTTGTCCATATTGTGATCGCAGCCATTTGGACGCTCCACAATGATGTGATAGACTATGTATTTGGTCAAATGCCTACGTATAGAAGCCTAAGTGAGTACGCTAGTAATATAGGCTATTTTACCTTCTGGTTATCGATTGCGTGTATTCTCTTATCGTATGTCGTATATCAGAAAAGGACAAATCGTATCAGTTGA
- a CDS encoding menaquinol-cytochrome c reductase cytochrome b/c subunit — protein MHRGKGLKFVGDSRVTDPSSRKKKTPKDYSEYPGKTEAFWPDFLLKEWLVGAVFLVGYLVLTVAHPSPLERPADPTDTAYIPLPDWYFLFLYQLLKYEFASGPYNIIGAIVMPGLAFGALLLVPFLDTSKERSPWKRPLPTGFMLLAIASIIFLTWESVANHDWEAAKAQGEIREEVAVEIDETAPGFEIYQGSSCIGCHGNAFEGGIGKPLIGLEYTAEEIVEIAHEGIGTMPGGTFQGTEEELQQLAEFITTLQPAE, from the coding sequence ATGCATCGCGGAAAAGGTTTGAAATTTGTTGGAGATTCTCGTGTAACGGATCCTTCTAGCCGTAAAAAGAAAACTCCTAAAGACTATTCTGAGTATCCAGGTAAAACAGAAGCTTTCTGGCCTGACTTCTTGCTAAAAGAATGGTTAGTCGGAGCAGTATTTTTAGTCGGTTATTTAGTATTGACAGTTGCACATCCATCGCCGTTAGAGCGACCAGCTGATCCAACGGACACAGCTTATATTCCTTTACCTGACTGGTATTTCCTATTTTTATATCAATTATTAAAATACGAATTTGCTTCTGGACCATACAACATCATTGGAGCAATCGTTATGCCAGGTCTTGCTTTCGGAGCACTTTTACTAGTACCATTCTTAGATACAAGCAAGGAAAGAAGCCCATGGAAACGTCCATTACCAACTGGTTTCATGCTTTTAGCTATCGCTTCAATTATTTTCTTAACTTGGGAATCTGTAGCTAACCACGACTGGGAAGCTGCTAAAGCACAAGGTGAAATTAGAGAAGAAGTGGCTGTAGAAATTGATGAAACTGCTCCTGGATTTGAAATATATCAGGGCTCATCATGTATAGGTTGTCACGGTAATGCTTTTGAAGGCGGTATAGGTAAACCACTTATTGGTTTAGAATATACAGCTGAAGAAATCGTTGAAATTGCTCATGAAGGGATTGGAACTATGCCAGGTGGCACATTCCAAGGAACGGAAGAGGAATTACAACAGCTTGCTGAGTTTATCACAACTTTACAACCAGCAGAATAA
- a CDS encoding cytochrome b6 — protein sequence MLNKIYDWVDERLDITPIWRDIADHEVPEHVNPAHHFSAFVYCFGGLTFFITVIQILSGMFLTMYYVPDIENAWESVYYLQNEVAFGEIVRGMHHWGASLVIVMMFLHTLRVFFTGSYKKPRELNWMVGVLIFAVMLGLGFTGYLLPWDMKALFATKVGIEIAASVPVIGGMIKTLLAGDETIIGAQTLTRFFAIHVFFLPAALFALLAAHFIMIRRQGISGPL from the coding sequence GTGCTTAATAAAATCTATGATTGGGTGGATGAACGTCTTGATATTACACCTATATGGCGTGATATTGCAGACCATGAAGTACCAGAACACGTAAACCCTGCACATCATTTCTCAGCATTTGTTTATTGTTTCGGGGGATTAACGTTCTTCATTACAGTTATTCAAATTCTATCTGGTATGTTCTTAACAATGTATTATGTACCGGATATCGAGAATGCATGGGAATCAGTTTACTACCTTCAAAATGAAGTAGCATTCGGTGAAATCGTGCGTGGAATGCATCACTGGGGAGCATCTCTTGTAATTGTTATGATGTTCTTACATACTTTACGTGTATTCTTTACTGGTTCTTACAAAAAACCTCGTGAACTAAACTGGATGGTCGGAGTATTAATCTTCGCTGTTATGTTAGGTTTAGGATTTACAGGTTACCTACTTCCTTGGGACATGAAAGCATTGTTCGCTACAAAAGTAGGTATTGAAATTGCCGCATCTGTACCGGTTATCGGTGGCATGATCAAAACATTATTAGCTGGTGATGAGACAATCATCGGTGCACAAACATTAACAAGATTCTTCGCGATTCATGTATTCTTCTTGCCGGCTGCTCTTTTTGCTTTACTTGCAGCTCACTTTATCATGATTCGTCGTCAAGGTATTTCTGGACCACTATAA
- a CDS encoding ubiquinol-cytochrome c reductase iron-sulfur subunit — protein MSNNKVSRRQFLSYTLTGVGGFMAAGMLMPMVRFAVDPVLQKSEGGDYVLTEKKIADLTEVPERVDFTFEQVDAWYKSDVTSAAWVYKEGDSIIALSPVCKHLGCTVNWEGDPAHKNQFFCPCHAGRYEKNGQNVAKTPPLGPLDQFEVRENNGFLEIGKAITNTLV, from the coding sequence ATGAGTAACAATAAAGTATCAAGACGCCAATTTTTAAGTTATACATTAACAGGTGTTGGCGGATTCATGGCAGCAGGTATGCTTATGCCAATGGTACGTTTTGCAGTTGATCCTGTATTGCAAAAATCAGAAGGTGGAGATTATGTACTGACTGAGAAGAAGATTGCAGACCTTACTGAGGTTCCTGAACGAGTAGACTTTACTTTCGAGCAGGTAGATGCCTGGTACAAGTCTGATGTAACTAGCGCTGCATGGGTTTACAAAGAAGGAGATAGCATTATTGCATTGTCTCCAGTATGTAAACACTTAGGATGCACAGTTAACTGGGAAGGTGACCCAGCACACAAAAATCAATTTTTCTGTCCATGTCACGCAGGCCGTTACGAGAAAAACGGACAGAATGTTGCAAAAACACCACCTCTAGGTCCGTTGGATCAATTTGAAGTACGTGAAAATAACGGTTTCTTAGAAATTGGAAAAGCTATAACTAACACATTAGTTTAA
- a CDS encoding DUF2487 family protein: protein MHWNGKDSTVFQAQKEYIDTAIVPLILIDGSEHGFPFAASAADFTLSLANTIENQFKGRIVLFPSFSYTGSQDKLSLLEAWNEEFKKAGFKHIFYVTSDREWSTMGEEQNVLWFPSIPLDSMDQKMKLSVLEDQLRQLIPRFANKWAN from the coding sequence ATGCATTGGAACGGAAAAGATAGCACAGTTTTTCAAGCACAAAAAGAATATATTGACACAGCGATAGTCCCACTTATATTAATAGATGGTTCAGAGCATGGATTTCCATTTGCTGCCTCAGCTGCAGATTTTACTTTGTCGCTAGCAAATACAATTGAAAATCAGTTCAAAGGAAGGATCGTTTTATTTCCTTCCTTCTCTTATACAGGATCTCAGGACAAGCTATCATTATTGGAGGCTTGGAATGAAGAATTTAAAAAAGCTGGATTTAAACATATCTTTTACGTTACTTCTGACAGAGAGTGGAGTACAATGGGAGAGGAACAAAATGTCCTGTGGTTCCCATCAATACCACTTGATTCCATGGATCAAAAAATGAAATTATCCGTATTGGAGGATCAATTAAGACAATTAATCCCTCGTTTTGCGAATAAGTGGGCGAATTAG
- a CDS encoding ReoY family proteolytic degradation factor, protein MTASVSVGEKKEFVRWFLKKYQMKRRECVWILNYLISHETMLNNVHFVEEAHYCPRAMIMSVTTSSGIPFRFYKGSIMTADAEKSFHDLRLNPDEEMYIQLNFQTLPPSPEYLAVLEENPYMPKYLHISEKDKLIAEDILTESLQSFQAEQLKKQIDQAIDDNNKEKFLELSALWKNLPYREK, encoded by the coding sequence GTGACTGCTTCTGTTTCAGTTGGTGAGAAAAAAGAATTTGTCCGTTGGTTTCTGAAAAAGTATCAAATGAAGAGAAGAGAATGTGTGTGGATTTTAAATTACTTAATAAGCCACGAAACAATGTTGAACAATGTACACTTTGTGGAGGAAGCCCATTATTGTCCAAGAGCTATGATTATGTCTGTTACTACATCCTCCGGAATACCTTTTAGATTTTATAAAGGTAGTATCATGACAGCAGATGCTGAAAAATCTTTTCACGATCTTCGCTTAAACCCAGATGAAGAGATGTATATACAATTGAACTTTCAAACACTGCCCCCAAGTCCCGAGTATTTAGCAGTATTAGAAGAAAACCCGTATATGCCCAAATATCTGCATATTAGTGAAAAAGATAAGCTAATTGCAGAGGATATTTTAACCGAAAGCTTGCAATCTTTTCAGGCCGAACAACTAAAAAAACAGATTGATCAAGCAATTGATGATAATAATAAAGAAAAGTTTCTCGAACTTTCCGCACTATGGAAAAATCTACCGTATAGAGAAAAATAG
- a CDS encoding tetratricopeptide repeat protein — MEKMIPFIRVMEDGDIEKLDGMVDAFLLEENPDEQYGLADLLTEYGFIQEAIKTLEHLNFLFPEEDQLKIDLAQLFLELNKEDDALEMLSNIEKNSESYPQALLTLADYYQMIGLYEVAEHKIEEAIALLPGEPLLQYAKGELLFETGRYLEAARLMEDLLASKSELQGVDLSLKIAEIYSAGAAYEEAIPYYTEALQKEAAPEVLFQAGYAFFQVRQYETAAKHLNHLLEIDPDFFSGYMLLAETYAMLEKNEEALSAITDGIARDEFEKEYYLFAGKISLKLGRVKEAEGFLQEAIALDPEYMDAIYILSSLFSQEEMDEELIDLYETLKQEQFEMSSMYPLLASAYERLEMYEKAYEFYKLAYTEHKEDAAFLEKYLYFLLEDGKREEAREIILILQELQPENSEWFDMME, encoded by the coding sequence ATGGAAAAAATGATTCCCTTTATCCGAGTTATGGAGGATGGAGATATAGAAAAGCTTGATGGCATGGTAGATGCTTTCTTACTAGAGGAAAATCCTGACGAGCAGTATGGATTAGCAGACTTATTAACAGAATATGGTTTTATACAAGAGGCAATAAAAACGTTAGAGCATTTAAACTTTTTATTTCCAGAGGAAGACCAACTGAAAATAGACCTCGCACAATTATTTTTAGAATTGAATAAAGAGGACGATGCTTTGGAAATGCTAAGTAATATAGAGAAGAACAGCGAGTCCTATCCACAGGCCTTACTTACATTAGCTGATTATTATCAAATGATTGGTTTATATGAGGTTGCCGAACATAAAATAGAAGAAGCAATCGCTCTATTACCGGGAGAGCCACTTTTGCAATATGCAAAAGGAGAACTTTTATTTGAAACTGGACGGTATTTAGAGGCTGCGAGACTTATGGAAGATCTTTTAGCTTCTAAAAGTGAGCTGCAAGGAGTGGATCTTTCATTAAAAATAGCTGAAATCTATAGTGCTGGAGCAGCGTATGAAGAGGCTATCCCTTATTATACAGAGGCCCTTCAAAAGGAAGCTGCACCAGAGGTTCTTTTTCAGGCAGGATATGCATTTTTCCAAGTTAGACAGTATGAAACGGCTGCAAAACATTTAAATCATCTTTTAGAAATAGACCCAGATTTCTTCTCTGGCTATATGCTTTTAGCGGAAACATACGCTATGCTTGAAAAGAATGAGGAAGCACTGAGTGCTATTACAGATGGAATCGCTAGAGATGAATTTGAAAAAGAATATTATTTATTTGCAGGTAAAATTTCTCTAAAATTGGGTAGAGTGAAAGAAGCAGAAGGTTTTCTTCAGGAAGCAATCGCATTAGACCCTGAGTACATGGATGCTATTTACATACTTTCTTCCTTGTTCTCCCAGGAGGAAATGGATGAGGAGTTAATTGACCTCTATGAAACCTTAAAGCAAGAGCAATTTGAGATGTCTTCTATGTATCCCCTTTTAGCCTCAGCATATGAGCGGTTAGAAATGTATGAAAAAGCATACGAATTTTATAAGCTTGCATATACTGAACATAAAGAGGATGCAGCATTTTTGGAAAAGTACTTATACTTCCTTTTAGAAGATGGTAAACGTGAAGAAGCAAGAGAAATTATTTTGATATTACAAGAGCTTCAGCCAGAAAACAGTGAATGGTTTGACATGATGGAATAA
- the aroA gene encoding 3-phosphoshikimate 1-carboxyvinyltransferase → MTVKLLNFGKPSLQGSIKIPGDKSVSHRSIMFGAIAEGTTTVEGFLQSDDCLSTIDCFGKLGVDIKVDGEHVQIDSQGISTWKEPDEILYTGNSGTTTRLMLGILAGSSISSVLIGDESIQKRPMKRVTEPLKQMGAKLIGRANGQYTPIAVEGTTLKAIHYKMPVASAQVKSAILLAALNSEGETVVEELETTRDHTEKMLKHFGAEISVKDNVISLQGGQKLTGAHVVVPGDISSAAFFLVAGAIALDSKLVLTNVGLNETRTGIIDVLKAMGATLTIETQNNASHEPIGTLTIETSNLVGTEIGGDLIPRLIDEIPVIALLATQAKGKTIIKNAEELKVKETNRIDAVVNELRKLGANINPTEDGMVIEGPTPLHGGELSTYGDHRIGMMAAIAALVTDGIVSIDNQECIAVSYPNFFEHLENVIK, encoded by the coding sequence ATGACAGTTAAACTTTTAAACTTTGGTAAGCCTTCCTTACAAGGAAGCATTAAAATACCAGGAGATAAATCAGTCTCCCACCGTTCGATTATGTTTGGGGCTATTGCGGAAGGAACAACAACGGTAGAGGGGTTTCTACAAAGTGACGATTGCCTAAGTACGATTGATTGTTTCGGCAAGCTTGGTGTAGATATTAAGGTAGACGGTGAGCATGTGCAAATCGATAGCCAGGGGATTTCTACTTGGAAGGAACCTGATGAAATTTTATATACAGGGAATTCAGGTACAACGACTCGTCTAATGCTTGGGATTCTAGCAGGCTCTAGTATTTCTTCTGTGTTAATAGGCGACGAGTCTATTCAAAAACGACCAATGAAGCGAGTCACAGAGCCGCTCAAGCAAATGGGGGCCAAGCTAATAGGTCGAGCGAATGGACAATACACCCCTATTGCCGTAGAGGGGACAACCCTAAAAGCGATTCATTATAAAATGCCTGTAGCCAGTGCTCAAGTGAAATCTGCTATATTGCTAGCTGCTCTAAATTCAGAAGGAGAGACTGTTGTAGAAGAGCTAGAAACCACTCGAGATCATACAGAAAAGATGCTCAAGCATTTCGGAGCAGAAATTTCAGTAAAAGACAATGTAATTAGCCTTCAGGGTGGACAAAAGCTAACAGGAGCACACGTTGTAGTCCCTGGTGATATTTCTTCTGCAGCATTTTTCTTAGTTGCTGGGGCTATCGCTTTAGATAGTAAGCTTGTGCTAACTAATGTTGGGTTGAACGAAACCCGTACAGGAATTATAGATGTGCTAAAAGCAATGGGTGCCACATTAACTATTGAGACACAAAATAATGCAAGTCACGAGCCAATCGGTACGTTGACGATAGAAACTTCTAATTTAGTAGGAACTGAAATTGGCGGAGATCTCATTCCAAGGTTAATAGATGAGATACCAGTAATAGCACTTCTTGCCACACAAGCTAAAGGTAAAACAATTATTAAAAACGCGGAGGAGTTAAAGGTAAAAGAAACTAATCGTATTGATGCCGTGGTCAATGAACTGAGAAAGCTTGGAGCGAATATTAATCCAACAGAAGATGGAATGGTCATTGAGGGGCCAACTCCATTGCATGGTGGCGAACTTTCTACATACGGAGATCATCGTATTGGAATGATGGCAGCTATTGCTGCGTTAGTAACCGATGGTATAGTTTCAATTGATAATCAGGAATGTATAGCCGTTTCCTATCCAAATTTCTTTGAACACTTAGAAAATGTCATAAAATAA